A stretch of the Pseudalkalibacillus hwajinpoensis genome encodes the following:
- a CDS encoding response regulator transcription factor produces the protein MITILLADDDPNILNLMALYIEKEGFVVKKASDGKEAEKILETDKIDLAVIDIMMPHIDGWQLCEEIRAYYDIPVLMVSARGQASDKVKGFKLGTDDYVVKPFDPIELVMRVKALLRRYHIQSAKNLSIGLFKMDAESFEVALGKEKISLPKKEFELLFKLASTPGKIFTRNQLIESIWGYDFQGDDRTIDVHVKRIRERFNSRDTPFVIKTMRGLGYRLELIK, from the coding sequence ATGATTACGATATTACTGGCAGACGACGATCCCAACATTCTTAATTTAATGGCTCTATACATAGAAAAAGAAGGATTTGTTGTTAAGAAAGCTTCAGATGGAAAGGAAGCAGAAAAAATCCTCGAGACTGATAAGATAGATCTCGCAGTTATTGACATTATGATGCCCCATATAGATGGATGGCAACTATGCGAAGAAATTAGAGCTTATTACGATATTCCAGTTCTCATGGTTTCGGCAAGAGGGCAGGCCTCTGATAAAGTGAAAGGTTTTAAACTTGGAACTGATGATTATGTCGTCAAACCATTTGATCCTATTGAACTTGTTATGCGCGTAAAAGCATTATTACGGAGATACCACATTCAAAGTGCGAAGAATTTATCAATAGGGTTATTTAAAATGGATGCAGAATCATTTGAAGTAGCACTTGGAAAGGAGAAAATTTCTTTGCCAAAAAAGGAGTTTGAACTTCTGTTTAAATTAGCCAGCACTCCAGGTAAGATTTTCACGCGAAACCAATTGATTGAATCAATATGGGGTTATGATTTTCAAGGAGACGATCGAACGATAGATGTTCATGTTAAACGAATCAGAGAGAGGTTTAATAGTAGGGACACCCCTTTTGTTATTAAAACTATGCGTGGACTGGGGTATCGACTGGAGTTAATCAAATGA
- a CDS encoding sensor histidine kinase codes for MKRSIYLRSVVIYIGVVLISLILSFWIMNVFYIDTIRERLQEDITEVGRQTITLYENSNYTDPVEFIANIPTFNYNLIIYDESGKALNPNDNGQWGTSNDQIKKVLNGGVVRVNDRSVSPPSQLNVGLPFQDNESRYALFIRPDLSFEENTIKRVMLTTLLLVLIIGSSIFVILMRYVVRPIQHLTEATKKVAVGDFTVRINSERHDEIGDLSRSFDHMAHDLSHLEEMRQEFVANVSHEIQSPLTSIGGYARVLQDNMLEEVERKKYLSIIQKETERLSKLSENLLKMTTLDADDPIFHLRSYSIDEQLREVIVSLEAMWAEKGIEVEVDLKEVQIEADYDQLSQVWINLLSNSIRYTDSNGVISIQMIDKVEEVIVEVRDTGSGIPEEDQAYVFDRFYKADKARSGNGGSGLGLAIVQRIVHLHQGNILLESKVGIGTTITITLPKLKKREET; via the coding sequence ATGAAGCGATCGATCTATCTCAGGAGTGTCGTTATCTATATAGGGGTCGTTTTGATTAGTCTCATTCTTTCTTTTTGGATTATGAATGTTTTTTATATTGATACCATCCGAGAGCGTCTCCAAGAAGACATTACAGAAGTTGGACGTCAAACGATCACCTTATATGAGAATTCCAATTATACGGATCCAGTTGAATTTATCGCTAATATCCCTACGTTTAACTATAATCTCATCATTTACGATGAATCTGGTAAAGCGCTCAATCCTAATGACAACGGGCAGTGGGGAACCTCCAATGACCAAATTAAAAAGGTGTTGAACGGTGGAGTTGTTCGTGTGAATGATCGGTCAGTTTCCCCTCCGTCACAACTAAATGTTGGTTTACCATTTCAGGACAACGAAAGTCGGTATGCTCTATTTATTAGACCTGACCTTTCATTTGAAGAAAATACGATTAAACGAGTGATGCTAACGACATTATTACTTGTCCTTATAATTGGAAGCTCCATCTTTGTCATATTAATGAGGTATGTCGTTCGTCCAATTCAACACCTGACAGAAGCGACAAAAAAAGTAGCTGTAGGTGATTTTACTGTTCGAATAAATAGTGAACGTCATGATGAGATTGGTGACCTTTCAAGAAGTTTTGATCACATGGCGCACGATTTAAGTCATCTAGAAGAAATGCGTCAGGAATTCGTAGCAAATGTTTCTCATGAAATACAGTCTCCACTTACTTCGATCGGGGGCTATGCTAGGGTATTGCAGGATAACATGTTAGAGGAGGTTGAGAGAAAGAAATACCTTAGTATTATTCAAAAAGAAACAGAACGCTTATCTAAATTAAGCGAAAACCTTTTGAAAATGACGACACTTGATGCGGATGATCCTATATTTCACCTTAGAAGCTATTCAATTGATGAACAGCTCAGGGAAGTGATTGTATCTCTTGAAGCGATGTGGGCTGAAAAAGGGATTGAGGTTGAAGTTGATTTGAAGGAAGTACAAATCGAAGCCGATTATGATCAACTAAGCCAGGTTTGGATAAATTTACTATCAAATAGTATTCGGTATACGGATTCAAATGGTGTTATCTCTATTCAAATGATAGATAAAGTAGAAGAAGTGATCGTAGAAGTAAGAGATACAGGGAGTGGTATACCGGAAGAAGACCAAGCTTATGTATTTGACCGTTTTTATAAAGCGGATAAAGCAAGATCGGGTAATGGAGGTAGCGGTCTTGGCCTTGCGATTGTTCAACGAATCGTTCATCTTCATCAAGGGAATATTTTGCTTGAAAGTAAGGTAGGCATTGGTACAACGATCACTATTACACTCCCTAAACTGAAAAAGCGAGAAGAAACGTAA